A region of Candidatus Neomarinimicrobiota bacterium DNA encodes the following proteins:
- the rpmD gene encoding 50S ribosomal protein L30 yields the protein MTDKRFPKKLKITQVRSIIGQRKKARRTVAALGLGRVNRTVLHADTPEIKGMIRVVDHLVRVEEVK from the coding sequence ATGACGGATAAGAGGTTTCCGAAAAAGCTGAAGATAACCCAGGTGAGGAGTATCATCGGCCAGCGAAAGAAAGCGCGGCGGACGGTAGCTGCCCTCGGATTAGGAAGGGTGAATCGGACCGTGCTTCACGCCGACACACCCGAAATAAAAGGGATGATTCGGGTGGTGGATCATCTGGTCAGAGTGGAGGAGGTAAAGTGA
- the rplF gene encoding 50S ribosomal protein L6 produces the protein MSRVGEKPIQVPDGVTVSVDGRLVSVMGPRGTLQTGFGGDMVIKQSGGELAVERQSDSKSQRSLHGTVRAILSNMVEGVTTGFSKELQVLGVGYTANMEGKGLRLAVGYSHDIYLVPPNAVEIKASRNSITVSGIDKQLVGQVAAKIRSFRPPEPYKGKGIRYSDEYVRIKKGKTIGGEEAD, from the coding sequence ATGTCGAGGGTAGGAGAAAAGCCAATTCAGGTTCCTGACGGTGTCACCGTTTCGGTGGATGGGCGTCTCGTTTCCGTGATGGGCCCCAGAGGGACACTTCAAACGGGCTTTGGGGGAGACATGGTGATCAAACAAAGTGGCGGTGAACTGGCGGTGGAGCGACAGTCCGACAGTAAGTCTCAGCGTTCACTCCACGGTACGGTGAGAGCTATTCTCTCCAACATGGTTGAGGGGGTCACAACGGGGTTCAGCAAGGAGCTTCAGGTATTGGGTGTTGGATACACTGCGAACATGGAAGGAAAAGGGTTAAGACTTGCCGTGGGCTATTCTCATGACATCTATCTTGTGCCACCTAACGCGGTTGAAATCAAGGCAAGCAGAAACTCTATCACCGTCTCCGGAATCGATAAGCAGCTGGTGGGTCAGGTAGCCGCGAAAATAAGATCCTTCAGACCTCCCGAACCGTATAAAGGTAAGGGAATCCGTTACAGCGACGAATATGTTCGGATAAAAAAAGGAAAAACAATTGGTGGTGAGGAAGCAGACTGA
- the rpsE gene encoding 30S ribosomal protein S5 yields MGILTPVDPTELDLQEETVIKVNRVAKVVAGGRRFRFGALVVVGDAKGHVGLGYGKANEVLSAISKGKEDAKKNIFRVPIVRGTIPHKIIGKFGASRVMLKPAAPGTGIIAGSAVRALVKQAGITDILTKRYGSSNANNIVRSTEVALRNLQDPVTIANRRGITLREVFGSRNDG; encoded by the coding sequence ATTGGAATTTTGACTCCAGTTGATCCAACGGAACTTGATCTTCAGGAAGAGACGGTTATCAAAGTCAACCGCGTGGCGAAGGTGGTTGCCGGCGGCCGCCGATTTCGATTCGGTGCTCTCGTGGTTGTGGGGGACGCAAAAGGGCACGTAGGTCTCGGCTATGGGAAAGCGAATGAGGTCCTTTCCGCTATTTCCAAGGGGAAGGAGGATGCAAAGAAGAACATATTCCGTGTCCCCATAGTCCGGGGAACCATCCCCCACAAAATCATCGGCAAGTTTGGCGCCAGCCGCGTGATGCTTAAACCGGCGGCACCCGGCACCGGAATCATTGCGGGAAGTGCTGTCAGAGCTCTGGTGAAACAGGCTGGAATAACAGATATTTTGACAAAACGTTATGGGTCGTCCAATGCGAACAATATCGTAAGGTCAACGGAGGTTGCTCTGAGAAATCTCCAGGATCCCGTTACCATAGCCAACCGACGCGGCATAACGTTGAGAGAGGTTTTTGGTTCCAGGAATGACGGATAA
- a CDS encoding type Z 30S ribosomal protein S14 gives MARKALVVRASRKPKFSTRKTNRCANCGRSRSYVRRFGLCRLCFRELALKGEIPGVTKASW, from the coding sequence ATGGCCAGAAAAGCACTCGTCGTCAGGGCGTCGCGTAAGCCCAAATTCAGTACACGAAAAACCAATCGGTGTGCAAATTGCGGCCGCTCACGGTCATATGTCCGCCGATTCGGGCTTTGCCGCCTATGTTTTCGAGAACTTGCCCTGAAAGGCGAGATACCCGGAGTCACCAAGGCAAGCTGGTAA
- the rpsH gene encoding 30S ribosomal protein S8, with the protein MTDPIADLLTRIRNAQSAGARWVDIPLSILKKRVLFILREESYIEDFIIISEPVRKKLRVFLRYDRNGDPVISHIKRVSKPGRRVYARAEEIPRVLDGLGIAILTTSRGVMSDKVARRLNVGGEIICNVW; encoded by the coding sequence ATGACCGATCCAATCGCGGACCTTTTGACCAGAATCCGCAACGCGCAAAGCGCTGGGGCCCGGTGGGTTGACATACCCTTGTCAATCCTCAAGAAGAGGGTACTTTTTATTCTGCGGGAAGAGAGCTATATCGAAGATTTTATCATCATTAGTGAGCCAGTGAGAAAAAAGCTGAGAGTGTTCCTGAGATACGATCGAAATGGCGACCCGGTCATCAGCCACATTAAGCGAGTTAGCAAACCTGGTAGGCGTGTATATGCCAGGGCTGAGGAAATACCGAGAGTGCTCGATGGTCTCGGCATCGCCATTCTGACCACGTCCAGAGGAGTCATGTCCGACAAGGTTGCCCGCAGGCTGAATGTAGGCGGTGAAATCATTTGTAACGTCTGGTAG
- the rplO gene encoding 50S ribosomal protein L15: MRLDSLRSSQGVQKGRKRIGRGQGSGKGQTSGRGTKGYHSRSGSKRRAWYEGGQMPLQRRVPKRGFSNARFKRSYQIVNLSRIATLGLSEIDILTMKDHGLVKAASKPVKVLAEGELLSSIVVSANAFSRKAVEKIEKAGGEAVVV, encoded by the coding sequence GTGAGGCTGGATTCGCTCAGGTCCTCCCAAGGCGTCCAGAAGGGTAGGAAACGGATTGGTAGAGGTCAGGGGTCCGGGAAGGGTCAAACATCGGGCCGAGGGACCAAAGGGTATCATTCCCGTTCCGGAAGCAAACGGCGTGCCTGGTACGAAGGCGGTCAGATGCCTCTCCAGAGGCGTGTGCCTAAGCGCGGATTCTCCAATGCGCGTTTCAAGCGCTCCTACCAGATTGTGAATCTGTCGCGAATAGCGACCCTGGGGCTTTCTGAGATTGATATTCTTACAATGAAAGATCACGGTCTTGTGAAGGCTGCCTCGAAACCCGTGAAAGTTCTGGCCGAGGGTGAACTGCTGTCATCAATTGTTGTCTCGGCGAATGCGTTCAGCCGGAAAGCTGTGGAGAAAATTGAAAAGGCCGGAGGAGAGGCGGTCGTGGTATGA
- the rplR gene encoding 50S ribosomal protein L18 yields the protein MVVRKQTDKVRRRQRRRLRSKKALFGSSHRYRLVVYRSLKHIYGQIVDDLKGETLVASSSLEKDMDGRLKEAKTKVEKSTVVGVVLAEKAKGKKIKKVVFDRNGFLYHGRVKALAEGARSGGLEF from the coding sequence TTGGTGGTGAGGAAGCAGACTGATAAAGTTAGAAGACGGCAACGACGACGTCTTCGGAGCAAGAAAGCTCTCTTTGGTTCTTCCCACCGATACCGTCTGGTCGTCTATCGGAGTTTGAAACACATCTACGGACAGATTGTGGATGACCTGAAGGGGGAGACTCTGGTTGCATCTTCTTCCCTGGAAAAGGATATGGACGGCAGGCTCAAAGAGGCGAAGACGAAGGTTGAGAAAAGCACGGTTGTGGGAGTCGTTCTGGCGGAAAAGGCAAAAGGGAAGAAAATCAAGAAAGTTGTCTTTGACAGGAATGGTTTTCTTTATCACGGAAGGGTAAAGGCGCTGGCAGAAGGCGCCAGATCTGGAGGATTGGAATTTTGA